Proteins from a genomic interval of Paraconexibacter algicola:
- a CDS encoding polysaccharide biosynthesis tyrosine autokinase, translating to MNDASTSITLPALYAVVRRNAAIILFTIGLAVGTSVALSAATDPVYEARSAVAFNDNSADLQALGIPASPDFQPDKAAAAQAERITRPDVIAEVRRTLRVDLSVQEIQDSVSTQVDPASNLVSIIVEAPTADLAARLANGLAAAVRDDATDRVKARYREGGRAAQRRANRLKGDRNLARRAVFEDQAARLLALASFATPVDVVRTAEVPEGPSSPKPVRNGVLAALLGAILGAGLVFLRQTFDRRLREVDEVREQIDLPIAGFLTTRALGHVAFPGSGDKKPKEQDTEAFRILRTNVGFLDPAGPPKVVLVTSPLPEEGKSTTASGLAWAEAVASRATLLVDCDLRRPTVAKRLGLPASPGLTEFLAGEAEPADILHTVDAGDGSKLVVITAGGHTSNHAEMLVSERFREFLAQVSDVYDRIVLDSAPLLPVSDTIGLLPQVDAVLLCLRLGQTTRDDATAARNALDRFPDATVGMVLTAADKSQRPYYAGSYAYTSLPASERA from the coding sequence ATGAACGACGCCTCGACCTCGATCACCCTCCCGGCGCTGTACGCGGTCGTCCGCCGCAACGCCGCCATCATCCTCTTCACGATCGGGCTCGCCGTCGGGACCTCCGTGGCCCTCTCGGCCGCGACCGATCCGGTGTACGAGGCACGGTCGGCGGTGGCGTTCAACGACAACTCCGCCGACCTCCAGGCGCTCGGGATCCCGGCGTCCCCGGACTTCCAGCCCGACAAGGCCGCGGCCGCCCAGGCGGAGCGGATCACGCGCCCCGACGTCATCGCCGAGGTCCGGCGGACGCTGCGCGTGGACCTCAGCGTCCAGGAGATCCAGGACTCCGTCAGCACCCAGGTCGACCCGGCGAGCAACCTCGTCTCGATCATCGTCGAGGCACCGACCGCCGACCTCGCGGCCCGCCTGGCCAACGGCCTGGCCGCCGCGGTCCGCGACGACGCCACCGACCGGGTGAAGGCCCGGTACCGCGAGGGGGGCCGCGCCGCGCAGCGGCGCGCCAACCGCCTCAAGGGCGACCGCAACCTCGCACGCCGCGCCGTCTTCGAGGACCAGGCCGCCCGGCTGCTGGCGCTCGCGAGCTTCGCGACCCCGGTCGACGTCGTGCGCACCGCCGAGGTGCCGGAGGGGCCCTCCTCGCCCAAGCCCGTGCGCAACGGCGTGCTCGCCGCGCTGCTCGGGGCGATCCTCGGGGCCGGCCTGGTCTTCCTGCGGCAGACCTTCGACCGTCGCCTGCGCGAGGTCGACGAGGTCCGCGAGCAGATCGACCTGCCGATCGCCGGCTTCCTGACCACGCGCGCCCTCGGCCACGTCGCGTTCCCCGGCAGCGGGGACAAGAAGCCCAAGGAGCAGGACACCGAGGCGTTCCGGATCCTGCGCACGAACGTCGGGTTCCTCGACCCGGCCGGGCCGCCGAAGGTCGTCCTCGTGACGAGCCCGCTGCCCGAGGAGGGGAAGTCCACCACCGCGTCCGGCCTCGCGTGGGCCGAGGCGGTCGCCTCGCGGGCGACGCTGCTCGTCGACTGCGACCTGCGCCGCCCCACGGTCGCCAAGCGCCTGGGCCTGCCGGCCAGCCCCGGCCTCACCGAGTTCCTCGCGGGCGAGGCCGAGCCGGCGGACATCCTCCACACCGTGGACGCCGGGGACGGATCGAAGCTCGTCGTCATCACCGCGGGCGGCCACACGAGCAACCACGCCGAGATGCTCGTCTCCGAGCGCTTCCGCGAGTTCCTCGCCCAGGTCTCCGACGTCTACGATCGGATCGTGCTCGACAGCGCGCCGCTGCTGCCCGTGAGCGACACGATCGGCCTGCTCCCGCAGGTCGACGCGGTGCTGCTGTGCCTGCGCCTGGGGCAGACCACGCGCGACGACGCGACCGCGGCGCGCAACGCGCTGGACCGCTTCCCCGACGCGACCGTCGGCATGGTCCTCACCGCCGCGGACAAGAGCCAGCGTCCCTACTACGCGGGCTCGTACGCGTACACGAGCCTGCCGGCCTCCGAGCGGGCGTGA
- a CDS encoding class I SAM-dependent methyltransferase, translating into MTLKSLAKRVTPAWAFRTRDRYRNARATRRFAGMPTDQVFETIYREGLWGGEAGGEPTSGRGSHDATIVEPYVAAVTAFLQELPVPPDAVDLGCGDFNVGSRIRPACGRYVACDVAASVIERNRGHYPAELDVDFRALDMLTEPLPEGDVAFVRQVLQHLSNAQIQQVLPKLRRYRWVLITEHVSDDPRFVPNLDIVAGPGIRTERRSGVVLADPPFSFVADEAREICRVDHEEGTIVTTAYRFDGTGA; encoded by the coding sequence ATGACCCTGAAGTCGCTCGCGAAGCGGGTCACGCCCGCCTGGGCGTTCCGCACCCGTGACCGCTACCGCAACGCGCGTGCCACCCGGCGCTTCGCGGGCATGCCCACCGACCAGGTCTTCGAGACGATCTACCGCGAGGGGCTGTGGGGCGGGGAGGCCGGCGGCGAGCCGACCTCCGGCCGCGGCAGCCACGACGCCACCATCGTCGAGCCGTACGTCGCCGCGGTCACCGCGTTCCTGCAGGAGCTTCCCGTCCCGCCCGACGCCGTCGACCTGGGCTGCGGCGACTTCAACGTCGGCTCGCGCATCCGGCCCGCGTGCGGGCGCTACGTCGCCTGCGACGTGGCCGCGAGCGTGATCGAGCGCAACCGCGGCCACTACCCGGCCGAGCTCGACGTCGACTTCCGCGCCCTGGACATGCTCACCGAGCCACTGCCCGAGGGCGACGTCGCCTTCGTGCGGCAGGTCCTGCAGCACCTCTCCAACGCGCAGATCCAGCAGGTGCTGCCGAAGCTGCGCCGCTACCGGTGGGTGCTCATCACCGAGCACGTCTCCGACGACCCGCGGTTCGTCCCGAACCTCGACATCGTCGCCGGGCCCGGCATCCGCACCGAGCGCCGCTCCGGCGTGGTCCTCGCCGACCCGCCGTTCTCGTTCGTCGCCGACGAGGCCCGCGAGATCTGCCGCGTCGACCACGAGGAGGGCACGATCGTGACGACCGCCTACCGCTTCGACGGGACCGGCGCGTGA
- a CDS encoding O-antigen ligase family protein, with translation MLPTAHRASRPPGAFGVALTGALVLLAGLLAAAMVNAAPSSAILPLIAAAGVVALYVAIAHPTLMVAGAALAVPLEAFRPGAISPSAAVIGLAAIGVLIRWVCTTPLRLPRHPALIAFFVLVLVNAAGLVFAVSPVDVGRQLVVWMTLLVVVGGFALTATRRDVRFVMLALAVCGGLAGAVAIIDPKPLTGYVFGGGDVTRATGGFGSPNALGALLVLTMPIQVVLALRGHPVVRAVAAGCFVVSLVGMGLSVSRGAFVGLGAALLVLALWPPVRRMAAVLLPVVLVVSLVGSNPASPIAGKVVERLTEVQTAGSSNPRLVVWRKAPQILSDHPIFGVGALHFGYYASVYGIRFPEGVPDHAHNLILNTAIENGLLGLAAFLAMFATALAAMRRVIRTASGEGAALAYALAAALTGFFVSGLVDDALGVTPIGVAFFLALGCVIGLSLDEQRRASAARPTGETTPT, from the coding sequence ATGCTGCCGACGGCGCACCGGGCGTCGCGGCCGCCGGGCGCCTTCGGCGTAGCGCTCACCGGAGCGCTGGTCCTGCTGGCGGGCCTCCTCGCCGCCGCGATGGTCAACGCGGCGCCGAGCAGCGCGATCCTGCCGCTGATCGCGGCGGCGGGCGTCGTCGCCCTGTACGTCGCGATCGCCCACCCGACGCTGATGGTCGCGGGCGCGGCCCTGGCCGTCCCGCTCGAGGCGTTCCGGCCCGGCGCGATCAGCCCCTCGGCCGCGGTCATCGGCCTCGCGGCGATCGGCGTGCTCATCCGCTGGGTCTGCACCACGCCACTGCGGCTGCCGCGCCATCCGGCCCTGATCGCGTTCTTCGTCCTGGTCCTCGTCAACGCCGCCGGTCTCGTCTTCGCGGTCTCGCCGGTCGACGTCGGCCGCCAGCTCGTCGTGTGGATGACGCTGCTGGTCGTCGTCGGCGGCTTCGCGCTGACGGCCACGCGTCGCGACGTCCGCTTCGTGATGCTCGCGCTCGCGGTCTGCGGCGGTCTCGCCGGGGCGGTCGCGATCATCGATCCCAAGCCGCTGACCGGCTACGTCTTCGGCGGCGGGGACGTCACGCGCGCGACCGGCGGCTTCGGCTCGCCCAACGCGCTCGGCGCGCTGCTCGTCCTGACGATGCCGATCCAGGTCGTGCTCGCGCTGCGCGGCCATCCGGTCGTGCGCGCGGTCGCCGCCGGCTGCTTCGTCGTCTCGCTCGTCGGCATGGGCCTGTCGGTCTCGCGCGGCGCGTTCGTCGGGCTCGGCGCGGCGCTGCTGGTGCTTGCGCTGTGGCCGCCCGTGCGGCGCATGGCGGCGGTGCTGCTCCCGGTCGTCCTCGTCGTCTCGCTCGTCGGCAGCAACCCGGCCTCCCCGATCGCCGGCAAGGTCGTCGAGCGGCTCACCGAGGTCCAGACCGCGGGCTCGAGCAACCCGCGGCTCGTCGTCTGGCGCAAGGCGCCGCAGATCCTCTCCGACCACCCGATCTTCGGCGTCGGGGCCCTGCACTTCGGCTACTACGCGAGCGTCTACGGGATCCGCTTCCCCGAGGGCGTGCCCGACCACGCCCACAACCTGATCCTCAACACGGCGATCGAGAACGGGCTGCTCGGCCTCGCCGCGTTCCTCGCGATGTTCGCGACGGCGCTCGCCGCGATGCGCCGCGTGATCCGGACCGCCTCGGGGGAGGGTGCCGCGCTCGCGTACGCTCTCGCCGCCGCCCTGACCGGCTTCTTCGTCAGCGGCCTCGTCGACGACGCCCTGGGCGTCACCCCGATCGGGGTCGCGTTCTTCCTCGCCCTCGGCTGCGTGATCGGCCTGTCGCTCGACGAGCAGCGCCGCGCGTCCGCCGCACGACCCACCGGAGAGACCACCCCAACATGA
- a CDS encoding O-antigen ligase family protein yields the protein MPLEPLHVLACVLVAGLLVLAAWTSGGYFPTDVALIGVVALVGLALLVLVLPRVAVPSGPGLLTLTGIVALAAWSGLSAAWSPDPVAATQAMIRAGAYAAVFALALLAAGTGRHAALLVRLVVLVLVAICVAAVLSRLRPFLIPTDPGLVSFAGGRLSYPISYWNGLGAIAAMAIVATAALACDPQGRRVERALAAAGGTVATLALYLTLSRASIAAALLGLLVLAVLSPRRVRLLGSAAIIGAAGAVAVLVVRGSPELVDMPGALDVQSREGGRALAVLVALAAGAAAVQWVVAALEPGTRPTGSRSRGRHVPVGAQRVPVVGIVAGLVLALVGAAGYAAAGERLEGRVADGVFGARSFVDRQYDEFLDSSAAPARGQERLSESRSSRSESFRVARETFADAPLVGVGAGGYRVAWFERREITESIRNAHSLPLETLAELGLVGGAILAMILAGLLSGLRSVRVRTRGLTRAQAAAGGGAVTVWVVHAALDWDWQLAGVTLPALVLAAALHSSLPGGRGGGEGSRGRGRGAAATS from the coding sequence GTGCCGCTGGAGCCCCTCCACGTCCTGGCCTGCGTCCTCGTGGCCGGGCTGCTCGTGCTCGCCGCCTGGACCTCGGGCGGCTACTTCCCCACCGACGTCGCGCTGATCGGCGTCGTCGCGCTCGTCGGGCTGGCGCTGCTCGTGCTCGTCCTCCCGCGCGTCGCGGTCCCATCGGGACCGGGGCTGCTGACGCTCACCGGGATCGTCGCCCTCGCCGCCTGGAGCGGCCTGTCCGCCGCCTGGTCCCCGGACCCGGTCGCGGCGACCCAGGCGATGATCCGTGCCGGCGCCTACGCCGCCGTCTTCGCCCTCGCGCTGCTCGCCGCCGGGACGGGCCGCCACGCGGCGCTGCTCGTGCGGCTCGTCGTGCTCGTGCTCGTCGCGATCTGCGTCGCCGCGGTGCTCTCGCGCCTGCGGCCGTTCCTGATCCCGACCGATCCCGGCCTCGTCTCCTTCGCGGGCGGGCGGCTCTCGTACCCGATCAGCTACTGGAACGGCCTCGGGGCGATCGCCGCGATGGCGATCGTCGCCACCGCTGCGCTGGCCTGCGACCCGCAGGGCCGCCGGGTCGAGCGGGCGCTGGCCGCCGCCGGCGGGACCGTCGCCACGCTCGCGCTGTACCTCACGCTCTCGCGCGCGTCGATCGCCGCCGCGCTCCTGGGCCTCCTCGTGCTCGCCGTGCTCTCGCCGCGCCGCGTGCGGCTCCTGGGGTCGGCCGCGATCATCGGGGCGGCGGGCGCCGTCGCGGTGCTCGTCGTGCGCGGGTCGCCGGAGCTCGTCGACATGCCCGGTGCCCTCGACGTGCAGTCCCGGGAGGGCGGGCGCGCCCTCGCGGTCCTCGTGGCGCTCGCCGCCGGCGCCGCCGCCGTGCAGTGGGTCGTCGCGGCCCTCGAGCCCGGCACCCGCCCGACCGGCTCCCGGTCCCGCGGTCGTCACGTCCCCGTCGGGGCGCAGCGCGTCCCGGTCGTCGGGATCGTCGCGGGCCTCGTCCTCGCCCTGGTCGGCGCCGCCGGCTACGCGGCCGCCGGCGAGCGGCTCGAGGGACGGGTCGCCGACGGCGTCTTCGGCGCGCGGTCGTTCGTCGACCGCCAGTACGACGAGTTCCTCGACTCGAGCGCGGCGCCCGCACGTGGGCAGGAGCGCCTGTCGGAGTCGCGGTCCAGTCGCTCGGAGTCCTTCCGTGTCGCGCGCGAGACGTTCGCCGACGCGCCGCTCGTCGGCGTCGGCGCGGGCGGCTACCGCGTGGCGTGGTTCGAGCGCCGCGAGATCACCGAGAGCATCCGCAACGCGCACTCGCTGCCGCTGGAGACGCTCGCGGAGCTCGGGCTCGTCGGGGGTGCGATCCTGGCGATGATCCTCGCCGGCCTGCTGTCGGGCCTGCGGTCCGTGCGCGTGCGGACGCGCGGCCTGACGCGCGCGCAGGCCGCGGCGGGCGGGGGCGCCGTGACCGTCTGGGTGGTGCACGCCGCCCTGGACTGGGACTGGCAGCTCGCGGGCGTGACGCTCCCGGCGCTCGTGCTGGCGGCGGCGCTGCACAGCTCGCTCCCGGGCGGCCGGGGCGGGGGCGAGGGGTCGCGCGGACGCGGTCGCGGGGCGGCCGCCACGTCGTGA